A DNA window from Niabella yanshanensis contains the following coding sequences:
- a CDS encoding phosphoribosylaminoimidazolesuccinocarboxamide synthase encodes MSELNFPQQTNFYRGKVRDVYTIDNRLLVMIASDRISAFDVILPEPIPFKGQVLNQIAAYMLNATKDICKNWLLETPTVNSSVGQKCDPFKIEMVVRGHLTGHAWRTYNSGKRILCGVALPEGLKENDAFPTPIITPSTKASEGHDEDISKEEIIAQGLATAGEWQQLEELALSLFKRGQELALKQGLILVDTKYEFGKLQDEIVLMDEIHTPDSSRYFYANGFEERQQAGEKQKQLSKEFVREWLIENNFMGKEGQQVPEMKEDWINTISKRYIELYEKVIGEAFQPQKVSQEEQLEKISNALSKY; translated from the coding sequence ATGTCTGAATTAAACTTTCCCCAACAAACTAATTTCTACCGCGGTAAGGTTAGAGATGTATATACCATAGATAACCGCTTGCTGGTGATGATCGCCTCTGATCGTATTTCGGCATTTGATGTCATATTACCCGAACCTATTCCCTTTAAAGGACAGGTATTAAACCAGATCGCTGCATACATGCTGAATGCAACCAAAGACATTTGCAAGAACTGGCTGCTGGAAACGCCTACGGTGAATAGCTCTGTGGGACAAAAATGCGATCCATTTAAGATTGAGATGGTAGTGCGCGGCCATTTAACAGGACACGCCTGGAGAACTTACAACAGTGGTAAAAGGATCTTGTGTGGCGTTGCCCTGCCGGAGGGACTGAAAGAAAATGACGCCTTTCCAACCCCTATCATCACACCAAGTACCAAGGCCAGTGAAGGACATGATGAAGACATCAGTAAGGAAGAAATTATCGCGCAGGGACTGGCAACTGCCGGTGAATGGCAGCAACTGGAAGAGCTGGCATTGTCTTTATTTAAACGCGGCCAGGAGCTGGCATTAAAACAGGGATTGATACTGGTGGACACCAAATATGAGTTTGGCAAACTGCAGGATGAAATTGTATTGATGGATGAGATACATACACCTGACAGCTCCCGCTATTTTTATGCAAATGGCTTTGAAGAACGCCAGCAGGCAGGAGAAAAACAAAAACAGTTAAGCAAGGAATTTGTAAGAGAGTGGCTGATTGAAAATAATTTTATGGGTAAGGAAGGACAACAGGTTCCGGAGATGAAAGAAGACTGGATCAATACCATTTCCAAACGCTATATAGAGCTATACGAAAAAGTAATTGGCGAAGCATTTCAACCTCAGAAAGTAAGCCAGGAAGAGCAGCTAGAAAAAATATCAAATGCATTGAGTAAATACTAA
- a CDS encoding alpha/beta hydrolase: protein MNVQGIIIKIFRARLQLLAAVSKKRAGNEAFRIFCTPYFRMAYKGNQFENAERLSFKSGTINTVGYRWNKGGDKKLLIVHGFRSAAANFLHFVDPLIEKGYEIVAFDAPAHGLSEGKSLNAIEYKDFIASLHQQFGPFDAFLCHSFGGLAVSMNLAELPENSNIKTVLIAPAANSRQLIEFFFKEMHIKDKLVKEHFYANIQRLSGKNIEWFSIARCAGSIQGPVLWIHDKDDAVTPVQDAFDIQQTQPTNFHFLFTSNLGHRRIYRDKEVVVALINFL, encoded by the coding sequence ATGAATGTACAAGGAATTATCATTAAGATCTTCCGCGCAAGATTACAGTTATTGGCTGCTGTTTCTAAGAAAAGAGCAGGTAACGAGGCTTTTCGCATTTTTTGTACGCCTTATTTCCGGATGGCTTATAAAGGAAACCAGTTCGAAAATGCCGAACGATTGTCTTTCAAATCCGGTACTATTAATACAGTAGGTTATCGCTGGAATAAAGGCGGAGATAAAAAACTGCTTATTGTACATGGTTTCCGATCTGCCGCAGCTAATTTCCTTCATTTTGTAGACCCGTTGATTGAAAAGGGGTATGAAATTGTAGCTTTTGACGCTCCTGCGCATGGATTAAGTGAGGGTAAAAGCCTTAATGCTATAGAGTATAAAGACTTTATTGCCTCATTACACCAGCAATTTGGTCCTTTCGATGCCTTTCTTTGTCATTCATTCGGCGGACTGGCAGTAAGTATGAACCTGGCGGAACTGCCGGAAAACTCCAATATTAAAACCGTACTCATCGCCCCCGCTGCTAACTCCAGGCAGTTAATTGAATTCTTTTTTAAAGAAATGCATATTAAGGATAAATTGGTAAAGGAACACTTTTATGCAAATATTCAGCGGCTTAGTGGTAAAAACATTGAATGGTTTTCAATCGCCAGGTGCGCCGGTAGCATTCAAGGACCTGTTCTTTGGATTCACGATAAAGATGATGCTGTTACTCCTGTTCAGGACGCTTTTGACATTCAGCAAACCCAACCAACGAACTTCCATTTCCTCTTCACTTCTAACCTTGGTCATCGCCGCATTTACCGGGACAAAGAGGTGGTTGTAGCCCTTATTAATTTTCTGTAA
- the topA gene encoding type I DNA topoisomerase: MAKNLLIVESPAKAKTIEKFLGKDFQVKSCFGHIRDLEKAGMGIDIEHQFKPRYVVSDGKEKVVRELKSLAGKSEEVWLATDEDREGEAISWHLCEVLGLNPDTTKRIVFHEITKPAIRAAVETPRKLDMNLVNAQQARRVLDRIVGFELSPVLWRKISVKNNLSAGRVQSVAVRLIAEREREINSFETQSSFKLEAVFTATDATGKQINFKAEGKRYADNQSAEQFLQSCIGAGYTVSDIQVKPGKRTPAAPFTTSTLQQEASRKLGYSVSKTMLVAQQLYENGHITYMRTDSVNLSDTALGDITNTVKGMYGENYHQFRRYKNKNQSAQEAHEAIRPTYMNNTTVENPEWKRLYELIWKRTMASQMADAQLEKTTASIDISTNKEQLTASGEVIKFEGFLKVYREDRDEEDINEDESAEGMLPPLQVKQNLPLVQMTATERFTRPSPRYTEASLVKKLEELGIGRPSTYAPTISTIIKREYVEKRDKEGTARNYQLLTLKNEQIAKATLTENTGAEKAKLFPTDLGLVVTDFLKQYFDDIMDYGFTARIENEFDDVAEGKLQWNKMIDDFYSPFKEDVDKTIETAERIKGERELGADPQSGKPVIARMGRFGPMVQIGSAEEEETPRFASLQKGQSIETITLDEALDLFKLPAVLGEYEGKEVSVNIGRFGPYVKLGEDFISIPKGEDPFSVNLDRAISLIKEKQQADAPIAEFEGKPVTKGKGRFGPFIKWNDMFINVPRRYNFDHLSAQDIKELIETKVEKEANRFIQQWPEEKIALENGRWGPFIRFGKKMIKLGRKEDGEKYTAEELTGVPLEDVKKMILADDPKAFDKPVKPARPAGGAAAKKKTAAKKKAAPKKK, from the coding sequence ATGGCTAAGAATTTACTGATAGTGGAGAGCCCTGCAAAGGCCAAAACAATTGAAAAGTTCCTGGGTAAAGATTTTCAGGTAAAAAGTTGCTTTGGGCATATACGCGATCTGGAGAAAGCAGGTATGGGGATAGATATAGAACACCAATTTAAGCCCCGTTACGTAGTTAGCGATGGTAAAGAAAAAGTAGTAAGGGAGTTGAAATCGCTGGCAGGTAAAAGTGAAGAAGTGTGGTTAGCAACGGATGAGGACCGTGAAGGAGAAGCCATTAGCTGGCACTTATGCGAAGTATTGGGCCTTAATCCTGATACCACCAAAAGGATTGTTTTTCACGAGATCACTAAACCAGCCATCAGGGCTGCGGTTGAAACACCGCGTAAGCTGGATATGAACCTGGTAAACGCGCAGCAGGCCCGCCGGGTACTGGACCGCATCGTGGGGTTCGAACTCAGTCCGGTATTGTGGCGTAAAATAAGCGTAAAAAATAATTTAAGTGCGGGACGTGTACAAAGTGTTGCGGTTAGGTTGATTGCCGAAAGGGAAAGAGAGATCAACTCTTTTGAAACGCAGAGCAGCTTTAAACTGGAAGCTGTTTTCACGGCTACAGACGCCACAGGTAAACAAATTAATTTCAAGGCTGAAGGGAAACGGTATGCTGATAATCAGAGTGCCGAACAGTTTTTACAGTCCTGTATTGGCGCCGGTTATACAGTGAGCGATATACAGGTAAAACCCGGCAAACGCACACCTGCAGCACCTTTTACTACATCTACCCTTCAGCAGGAGGCCAGCCGGAAGCTTGGCTACAGTGTTAGTAAAACGATGCTGGTGGCCCAACAGTTATATGAGAACGGACATATCACTTACATGCGTACTGATAGTGTTAATTTAAGTGACACGGCATTAGGCGATATCACGAATACGGTGAAAGGAATGTATGGTGAAAATTATCACCAGTTTCGTCGCTATAAAAACAAGAACCAGAGTGCACAGGAAGCGCACGAAGCCATTCGCCCTACCTATATGAACAATACAACCGTTGAAAACCCCGAGTGGAAACGGCTGTACGAGCTCATATGGAAAAGAACCATGGCCAGCCAGATGGCTGATGCCCAGCTGGAGAAAACGACCGCATCTATCGATATTTCTACCAATAAGGAGCAATTGACTGCTTCAGGCGAAGTGATCAAATTTGAAGGGTTCCTGAAAGTTTACAGGGAGGACAGAGATGAGGAAGACATCAATGAAGATGAATCTGCGGAAGGCATGTTACCGCCTTTGCAGGTAAAACAAAACCTGCCATTGGTACAAATGACGGCCACAGAAAGATTCACACGTCCTTCTCCGAGATATACAGAAGCTTCGCTGGTAAAAAAACTGGAGGAGCTGGGTATTGGAAGACCTTCTACCTATGCGCCGACTATTTCTACTATTATCAAAAGAGAATATGTAGAAAAAAGAGATAAAGAAGGGACAGCGCGTAATTACCAGTTGCTCACGCTAAAAAATGAGCAGATAGCAAAAGCAACGCTGACCGAGAATACCGGTGCAGAAAAGGCCAAGCTGTTCCCCACTGACCTTGGGTTGGTGGTGACGGACTTTTTAAAGCAATACTTCGATGATATCATGGATTATGGGTTTACCGCCCGCATTGAGAATGAATTTGATGATGTAGCAGAAGGAAAACTACAGTGGAACAAAATGATCGATGATTTCTATAGTCCTTTCAAGGAGGACGTAGATAAAACCATCGAAACTGCAGAACGTATCAAAGGGGAAAGAGAACTTGGTGCTGATCCGCAAAGCGGCAAGCCTGTTATTGCCCGTATGGGACGATTTGGCCCTATGGTACAGATAGGAAGTGCAGAGGAAGAAGAAACACCCCGCTTCGCGTCATTGCAGAAAGGACAGAGCATTGAAACCATTACGCTGGATGAAGCGTTAGACCTCTTTAAGTTACCTGCTGTACTGGGTGAATATGAAGGAAAAGAAGTTTCGGTAAATATTGGCAGGTTTGGGCCTTATGTTAAACTCGGAGAAGATTTCATCTCTATTCCTAAAGGAGAAGATCCGTTTAGTGTAAACCTAGACAGGGCTATTAGCCTCATCAAAGAAAAACAACAGGCAGATGCGCCTATTGCAGAATTTGAAGGAAAGCCGGTAACAAAAGGAAAAGGGCGTTTTGGGCCATTTATTAAATGGAACGACATGTTTATTAATGTGCCCCGCCGTTACAATTTTGATCATCTTTCTGCACAGGACATTAAAGAGCTGATCGAAACCAAGGTAGAAAAGGAAGCCAACCGTTTTATACAACAATGGCCCGAAGAAAAAATTGCGTTGGAGAACGGCCGATGGGGACCTTTTATCCGCTTTGGTAAGAAAATGATCAAGCTGGGTAGAAAGGAAGATGGAGAAAAGTATACTGCAGAAGAGCTTACCGGTGTGCCGTTAGAAGACGTTAAAAAAATGATTCTCGCAGACGACCCCAAAGCTTTTGATAAACCGGTAAAACCTGCCCGTCCGGCAGGCGGGGCTGCTGCCAAGAAGAAGACAGCCGCTAAGAAAAAGGCTGCTCCTAAAAAGAAATAA
- a CDS encoding TonB-dependent receptor — translation MRIALRLPAITGFLCLVATISFAQTIKGVVKNLENGEGISAASIILKGSTQGAVANEQGEFQITVSSLPVTLTISSVNFETQDISVTGSSFLIVSLKPMLGQEIVVSASRFSERLLESPVTVERVSAAAIKNTPAASYYDIIGKLKGVDIVNASLTFTSPTTRGFAGSGNTRFNQQVDGIDNQAPALNFAVGSVVGLSELDVESMELLPGASSALYGSGGMNGTLLINSKNPFNYTGLSFQAKSGVMNVGNDYRGTSPYYNFAARWAQKVSDKFAYKITSEYIHARDWLARDYRNYGRVGTNGVIKDGTRETDPNYDGINVYGDETTINLRSLVLNAIGAQVPFWQSYINQMPENIPVSRTGYTEDELADPNTVNFKVGAALHYKITPKVEASLMGQFGTGNTIYTGSDRYSLKDLRIGQYKLEFKSDDWFLRAYTTQENAGESHNLTATARQFNELWKPSAQWFQQYGFAYLNAKMAGMGDMEAHNNARVVADVGRPQAGSAEFNKLWDEVRLKPIYQNGGLFLDKSDLYVAEGQYNLSPLINNAVELLAGGNWRQFVLNSENTLFHEVNGPIKINEVGAYVQVGREIIRNRLKLTASGRYDKNEYFKGKFTPRVTAVIKAAEDHNIRLSYQTAYRFPSTQQQWIDLTVGSGTLIGGNKVIWEAYDLINNPGLSAPEFIANPANRIPVTYKEVKPESVVSYELGYKALIAKKLFVDAYVYTGEYENFIGRRDVVQFNDPANPTSYRGISVVVNSDVKVKTFGWAIGLDWRLPANFSVNGSVSSDEIRDVPNNFRSSFNAPKYRTVLGLSNSGFGPKNLMGFNINWRWQDKVDFEGDFASGTLNPIHTVDFALLYRLPSIKSQLKLGANNLFNQYYTNAIGNPSIGGLYYVAYTFNLL, via the coding sequence ATGAGAATTGCATTACGATTGCCTGCCATAACCGGCTTCCTATGTCTTGTTGCAACCATTTCCTTTGCTCAAACTATTAAGGGAGTAGTAAAAAACCTTGAGAATGGTGAGGGCATTTCTGCCGCCTCCATTATACTAAAAGGCAGCACACAGGGGGCGGTTGCCAATGAACAGGGAGAATTCCAGATTACTGTTTCTTCTTTACCGGTTACCTTAACGATCAGTTCGGTAAATTTTGAAACACAAGATATATCGGTAACGGGTAGTTCGTTCCTGATAGTATCTCTGAAACCAATGTTGGGACAGGAGATTGTAGTGTCGGCATCCCGGTTTAGCGAGCGTTTGCTGGAATCGCCTGTTACAGTAGAACGGGTAAGTGCTGCAGCTATTAAAAATACACCGGCGGCCAGCTACTATGATATAATAGGTAAACTGAAAGGCGTGGATATAGTGAACGCATCACTAACCTTTACTTCACCTACCACACGTGGGTTTGCAGGTAGTGGTAATACCCGGTTCAATCAACAGGTGGATGGTATCGACAACCAGGCTCCAGCGTTGAATTTTGCTGTAGGAAGCGTGGTGGGTTTGTCTGAATTAGATGTTGAAAGTATGGAATTACTGCCGGGTGCGTCTTCTGCGCTGTACGGCTCGGGCGGTATGAACGGCACCTTGCTGATCAATAGTAAAAATCCATTTAACTATACAGGCCTTTCTTTTCAGGCTAAAAGCGGGGTAATGAACGTGGGTAATGATTACAGGGGTACTTCACCTTACTATAATTTTGCTGCGCGATGGGCACAGAAGGTATCCGATAAGTTTGCCTATAAGATCACATCAGAATATATACATGCAAGAGACTGGTTAGCCCGCGACTACCGTAATTATGGAAGAGTGGGTACCAATGGTGTCATAAAAGACGGAACCCGCGAAACCGATCCTAACTATGATGGTATCAACGTATATGGTGACGAAACAACTATTAACCTGCGTTCCCTTGTACTAAATGCTATTGGGGCCCAGGTCCCCTTCTGGCAGTCTTACATAAACCAGATGCCAGAAAATATACCCGTTTCAAGAACGGGGTATACAGAAGACGAATTAGCCGATCCTAACACGGTAAATTTTAAAGTAGGAGCCGCCTTGCATTATAAAATTACACCCAAAGTGGAAGCTTCGTTGATGGGGCAGTTTGGTACAGGTAATACTATTTATACAGGAAGTGATCGTTACTCTTTAAAAGATCTGAGGATCGGCCAGTACAAACTGGAATTTAAATCAGACGACTGGTTTTTGCGGGCTTACACCACGCAGGAAAATGCAGGTGAGTCACACAATTTAACAGCTACAGCCCGCCAATTCAATGAATTGTGGAAGCCCAGCGCACAATGGTTTCAGCAATATGGTTTTGCTTACCTGAATGCAAAGATGGCGGGTATGGGCGACATGGAAGCGCATAACAATGCCAGGGTAGTTGCCGATGTAGGCCGTCCGCAGGCAGGTTCAGCAGAGTTTAATAAATTGTGGGATGAAGTACGTTTAAAACCCATTTATCAAAATGGGGGCCTATTTCTGGATAAATCTGATTTATACGTAGCAGAAGGTCAATACAATCTCTCACCTTTGATCAATAATGCGGTAGAATTATTAGCCGGAGGAAACTGGAGGCAGTTTGTATTGAACAGTGAAAACACGCTTTTTCATGAAGTAAATGGACCTATAAAAATAAATGAGGTGGGAGCTTATGTTCAGGTAGGAAGGGAAATTATCAGGAACCGGTTGAAATTGACCGCTTCGGGCCGATACGATAAAAATGAATATTTCAAAGGAAAATTTACCCCCAGGGTTACAGCGGTTATTAAAGCTGCTGAAGATCATAATATCCGCCTGTCTTACCAGACCGCTTATCGTTTTCCCAGTACCCAGCAACAGTGGATCGACCTAACGGTAGGGAGCGGAACATTAATTGGGGGGAATAAAGTAATATGGGAAGCTTATGACCTTATTAATAACCCTGGTTTATCTGCTCCGGAATTTATCGCTAACCCCGCCAATCGTATACCCGTTACTTACAAAGAAGTAAAACCCGAAAGCGTAGTAAGCTATGAACTGGGATATAAGGCGTTGATCGCAAAAAAACTTTTCGTGGATGCTTATGTTTATACCGGGGAATATGAGAACTTTATTGGCAGGCGCGACGTAGTACAGTTTAATGATCCTGCTAATCCAACCTCTTACAGAGGAATATCTGTAGTAGTAAATTCCGACGTTAAAGTGAAAACTTTTGGTTGGGCTATTGGCCTGGATTGGAGGCTGCCTGCTAACTTTTCAGTGAACGGAAGCGTATCTTCCGACGAAATTCGGGATGTGCCCAATAATTTCCGCTCCTCTTTTAATGCGCCCAAATACAGAACGGTACTGGGTTTAAGCAATTCTGGCTTTGGTCCTAAAAACCTGATGGGCTTTAACATTAACTGGAGATGGCAAGATAAAGTTGATTTCGAAGGCGATTTTGCTTCTGGTACATTAAATCCCATCCATACGGTTGATTTTGCATTGCTTTACAGGCTGCCATCTATCAAATCCCAATTAAAACTGGGTGCAAATAATTTGTTTAACCAATATTACACCAATGCCATTGGTAATCCGAGTATTGGCGGATTGTACTATGTAGCATATACCTTTAATTTGCTGTGA
- a CDS encoding lactonase family protein, with translation MKKVILSIICTSFMLSAHNLLAQRLIIGTYTNNNASKGIYVFDFNAATGEGEEINAAQAGNPSYQAVDKKGNFIYSVNESNEGKISAYKYDRSAGSLSLVNQQSNNGSAPCYVSIDKTGKWLFAGNYSSGNLTVHPIKPDGSIGPIQQVVQHNGSGPNKGRQQSPHVHCTYLSPDNRFLYVPDLGIDKVMIYPFNAQTGRLDTAQSSAIAIAAGGGPRHIVFTTNGKFGYIIEELSGAITVVTRKGNQHSILQQINNLPAQFNGASADIHLSPDERFLYTSHRGNSTIQIHKIDTKTGRLSFIAEQSTNGNFPRNFTIHPSGKWLLAANQKSNDITIFKRNVQTGLLTDTQQSILVPAPVCLQWIN, from the coding sequence ATGAAAAAAGTAATTCTATCCATCATTTGTACCAGCTTTATGCTTTCAGCCCATAATTTATTAGCGCAGCGCCTGATTATCGGAACCTATACAAATAATAATGCAAGCAAAGGCATCTATGTATTTGATTTTAATGCAGCTACAGGAGAAGGCGAAGAAATAAATGCTGCTCAAGCGGGCAACCCTTCCTACCAGGCCGTAGATAAAAAGGGCAATTTCATATACAGTGTTAATGAAAGCAATGAAGGCAAGATATCTGCTTATAAATATGATAGGTCTGCCGGGTCTCTATCGCTGGTCAATCAGCAGTCCAATAATGGCAGCGCTCCCTGTTATGTAAGCATTGACAAAACAGGCAAATGGTTGTTTGCAGGTAACTACAGCAGCGGTAATTTAACGGTGCATCCTATAAAACCAGACGGAAGCATTGGTCCCATTCAGCAGGTGGTACAACACAATGGAAGCGGCCCAAACAAAGGCCGCCAGCAATCACCACATGTGCATTGCACCTACCTGTCGCCTGACAACCGTTTTTTATATGTACCCGACCTGGGTATTGATAAAGTAATGATCTATCCTTTTAATGCGCAAACGGGTAGGTTAGATACAGCGCAAAGCAGTGCGATTGCCATTGCGGCAGGGGGTGGTCCCCGGCATATTGTATTTACTACAAACGGGAAATTCGGCTATATCATTGAAGAGTTGTCGGGCGCTATTACCGTTGTTACACGCAAGGGCAACCAGCACTCTATTCTTCAACAAATTAACAACCTGCCTGCCCAATTTAATGGCGCCAGTGCTGATATTCATTTATCACCCGATGAGCGCTTTCTATATACATCGCACCGCGGAAACAGCACGATACAAATACATAAAATAGATACCAAAACAGGGCGTCTCAGTTTTATAGCCGAGCAATCTACCAACGGCAATTTCCCGCGTAATTTCACCATTCACCCTTCAGGCAAATGGCTGTTGGCCGCCAATCAAAAATCAAACGATATCACGATCTTTAAAAGAAATGTTCAAACGGGTTTGCTTACTGATACTCAACAGAGTATTTTAGTACCGGCGCCGGTTTGCCTGCAGTGGATTAATTAA
- a CDS encoding DinB family protein — protein sequence MKQLFFIAALVTLFSFTIADPISDKDRKDLLSYRKSAATSLLSAVKDLSEAQRNWKANDSSWSIANCIEHITLTEKSIFDWAMATLKEPADASKSAEIKNTDEQIKAMIESRDHKAKAPEPLKPIGKLGNTEKALKTFEKQSSGLSEYIQNTSDDLRHHYAQTPVGTVDAYQLLLFLTAHTKRHTAQILAIKADPAFPK from the coding sequence ATGAAACAGTTATTTTTCATCGCTGCACTCGTAACGCTTTTCAGTTTTACCATTGCAGACCCTATATCCGATAAAGACCGAAAGGATTTGCTTTCATACCGAAAATCGGCAGCAACTTCTTTACTTTCTGCCGTTAAAGATCTTAGCGAAGCTCAACGCAACTGGAAAGCCAACGATTCGAGCTGGAGCATTGCCAATTGTATCGAACATATTACACTTACCGAAAAATCAATCTTCGACTGGGCTATGGCTACGTTAAAAGAGCCAGCTGATGCATCAAAAAGCGCTGAAATAAAAAATACGGACGAGCAGATTAAAGCGATGATTGAAAGCCGTGATCACAAAGCTAAAGCTCCCGAGCCTCTGAAGCCAATCGGCAAACTGGGCAACACGGAAAAGGCCTTAAAAACATTTGAAAAGCAAAGTTCAGGTCTAAGCGAATACATACAAAATACCAGTGATGATCTACGCCATCATTACGCGCAAACCCCGGTTGGCACTGTAGACGCGTATCAGCTGCTGTTGTTTTTAACGGCGCATACCAAAAGACACACGGCCCAGATCCTGGCTATAAAAGCTGATCCGGCTTTTCCGAAATAA
- a CDS encoding fasciclin domain-containing protein, which yields MIVVNKFLNRRGLQMLLGLLLVQACNKELPQAVPLEPTPPTDGETILQKLNASEYSILKAAVEKASTFNSTTGKLSDILGNPKGTVTFFAPDNPALLRSFQALGLPADPSSLSFFRAGQLDTMLKYHMVGGEALTSSRIAPLTPAFNMYLQSALVLAPPSADLPPGYRMPIFMGKQGTAAFVNNIPVVTPDIATANGIMHKMYAALLPPTQVLWQTIAMNSGGSYTYFRAAILRADMGVEPARQFQSILAIPNANFTVLAPTNAAFEEILVKLIAQALIDQGTQPAIASLFAQGLVTTYGVTIISNPASIETYGALLAAEITPQLLQGVVAYHIVGKPGKPKTATTAETPTIGYRNFTFNFPVAGASQPTLVNAALETHPGLIFKGVLGPAGVTEATVKGVGNATASKVVLSPLPGATNDINHINGVIQRIDQVLLAQQL from the coding sequence ATGATCGTTGTTAATAAATTCCTGAACAGAAGAGGCCTGCAAATGCTACTGGGACTATTATTGGTACAGGCTTGCAATAAAGAATTGCCCCAGGCGGTACCATTGGAACCAACACCACCAACGGATGGCGAAACGATACTGCAGAAATTGAATGCTTCCGAATACTCTATTTTGAAAGCGGCAGTAGAAAAGGCCAGTACCTTCAATAGTACAACCGGGAAGCTTTCTGATATCCTCGGTAATCCAAAGGGAACAGTAACTTTTTTTGCACCGGATAACCCTGCGCTTTTGCGATCTTTCCAGGCATTAGGATTACCTGCAGACCCGTCTTCATTAAGTTTTTTCAGAGCAGGACAGCTGGATACGATGCTGAAATATCATATGGTAGGAGGCGAAGCGCTTACGTCCAGTAGAATTGCACCGTTAACACCGGCTTTTAATATGTACCTCCAAAGTGCTCTCGTTCTGGCGCCGCCTTCCGCCGACCTGCCCCCGGGTTACAGGATGCCCATTTTTATGGGTAAACAGGGAACAGCGGCATTTGTAAATAATATACCCGTAGTTACTCCAGATATCGCTACCGCAAATGGTATTATGCATAAAATGTATGCAGCACTATTACCACCAACGCAGGTGCTTTGGCAAACGATAGCAATGAATAGCGGAGGTAGTTATACTTATTTCAGGGCTGCGATTTTAAGGGCTGATATGGGTGTTGAGCCTGCCAGACAATTTCAAAGTATTCTGGCTATACCTAATGCTAATTTTACGGTTCTGGCTCCTACGAATGCGGCTTTCGAAGAAATACTTGTTAAATTAATCGCACAGGCGCTTATTGATCAAGGCACACAGCCAGCTATTGCATCACTATTTGCACAGGGGCTGGTTACTACCTATGGCGTTACAATAATTTCGAATCCTGCCTCAATCGAAACATACGGAGCGCTATTGGCAGCAGAAATTACGCCACAGTTATTACAGGGAGTGGTGGCCTATCATATTGTAGGAAAGCCTGGAAAGCCTAAAACTGCTACCACTGCCGAGACTCCTACAATCGGGTACCGAAATTTTACGTTTAACTTTCCTGTTGCAGGCGCCAGTCAGCCAACATTGGTCAATGCAGCGCTTGAAACGCATCCTGGTCTTATATTTAAAGGAGTTTTAGGTCCGGCGGGGGTTACTGAAGCTACTGTAAAAGGCGTAGGCAATGCCACTGCTTCCAAGGTTGTTCTGAGTCCGTTGCCAGGCGCTACAAACGATATTAATCATATCAATGGTGTCATTCAGCGCATCGACCAGGTATTGTTAGCTCAGCAATTATAG